The sequence TTGCACAGACGGAGCTAGTGGACTTTGTGAACAATCTAGAGGAAAAATACAAGCCCTACTATCGTGAAGGGAAATATATCAAGAGCTCCGTCATCCCCGGCCTCTCTTACGACAACACCGATGACTACTACTTCCCCCATAATGGAATCATTGCTTCGGCCTACGCTGAATACGCAGGGGCTGGAGGAGATGAAAAGTTTGTCAAATATTTTGGAAAGGTAGCCGCCTACAAGAGCCTTGAAGATTCTTTGGATATGGATTTGATCCTTCGATACAAGGCACGAGCGGGAGTGATTCAGGAGAATGGCTATCTGCCTATCAACGAGAAGTTCTACCTTGGGGGGATGTCCACCATCCGAGGATATAAATCAAGCTCTGTCACGCCCAAAGATTCTAATGATGTGCGAATCGGGGGCAAATATGTCTTCTCTAATAGCGCTGAGGTGAGCTATGGACTCTTTGAGACCGTGCAGATGCGCCTCACCCTCTTTTATGACTATGGTATGATCGGACAAGATGGCTTCAATGAGATTAGGCGAAGTTCGGCTGGAGCGGCGATTGAGTGGGTTTCTCCTTTGGGGCCCATCAACTTTGTATTCCCCCAAGCCTTGGATGATAAGCCTGGGGATAAGACCTCCTCGTTTGAATTCACAATGGGTCAGAGGTTTTAATGCGTCTAAGCGATGCAGAGATTTTGCATGAGCTGCGCCATACTCCTCTTAAGGAGCTGGGTGAGCGAGCCTATGAGGTCAAAAAGCGTCTCCATCCCAAGCGAATCACCACCTTTGTAGTGGATCGCAACATCAACTACACCAATATCTGCTGGGTGGATTGTAAGTTTTGCGCCTTTAAGCGCAAGCTCTCCCAAGAGGAGACCTATATCCTCTCCTTTGAGGAGATTGATCGAAAGATTGAGGAGCTAATCGCCATTGGCGGGACGCAGATTCTCTTTCAAGGAGGGGTGCATCCTGAGCTAAAGATTGAGTGGTATGAGAATCTTGTCTCTCATATTGCCCAAAAGTTCCCAGAGATCACCATTCATGGCTTCTCGGCCATCGAAGTGGACTACATCGCACGCCTCTCGAAACTCTCCCTCAAAGAGACACTTCAAAGACTCCAAGCCGCGGGACTCTCTTCGATTCCTGGGGCGGGGGCGGAGATTTTGAGCGATCGCGTGCGCGATATTATCGCGCCTAAAAAGCTGAGTGCGGATCGCTGGATTGAAGTGCATCGTACCGCCCATCAAATCGGCATGAAAAGCACTGCCACGATGATGTTTGGGACGATTGAAGAGGAAGAAGATATCATCGAGCATTGGAGAAGAATCCGAGAGCTGCAAGAGGAGACGGGGGGGTTTCGCGCCTTTATCCTTTGGTCTTTTCAGCCTCATCACACTCCACTCAAAGCCGAGTTTCCCCATCTTCAAAAAAGCTCTTCCAATCGCTACTTAAGACTTTTAGCCGCCAGCCGGCTCTATCTGGATAATTTCCCTAACCTCCAGAGCTCTTGGGTGACCCAAGGGAGCTACATCGGGCAGATGGCACTTCTTTTTGGAGCGAACGATCTAGGGAGCACTATGATGGAGGAGAATGTCGTCTCCGCCGCAGGAGCAAGGAATCAAATGAATCAAGAGGAGATGATCGCCC comes from Wolinella succinogenes DSM 1740 and encodes:
- a CDS encoding dehypoxanthine futalosine cyclase, with protein sequence MRLSDAEILHELRHTPLKELGERAYEVKKRLHPKRITTFVVDRNINYTNICWVDCKFCAFKRKLSQEETYILSFEEIDRKIEELIAIGGTQILFQGGVHPELKIEWYENLVSHIAQKFPEITIHGFSAIEVDYIARLSKLSLKETLQRLQAAGLSSIPGAGAEILSDRVRDIIAPKKLSADRWIEVHRTAHQIGMKSTATMMFGTIEEEEDIIEHWRRIRELQEETGGFRAFILWSFQPHHTPLKAEFPHLQKSSSNRYLRLLAASRLYLDNFPNLQSSWVTQGSYIGQMALLFGANDLGSTMMEENVVSAAGARNQMNQEEMIALIKDVGELPAKRNTAYEILERY